The proteins below are encoded in one region of bacterium:
- a CDS encoding thiazole synthase, whose product MLKDTKLTIAGREFGSRLLVGTGKYKDNAVMVEALAASGAEVVTVAVRRVDLKRSTAEALLNFIDPKKYFLLPNTAGCYSVEEALRTARLGREALDSEWVKLEVIGDERTLLPDAAGLIEATKVLVKEGFKVLPYTNDDLIVARRLEEAGASAVMPLASPIGSGMGVLNPINIQFIREAVKVPVIVDAGVGSASDATRAMELGVDGILMNTAIALAADPVAMATAMRLGVEAGRLSFLAGRMPRKQYADPSSPTAGMIGK is encoded by the coding sequence CCGCGAGTTCGGCAGCCGGCTGCTGGTAGGGACAGGCAAGTACAAGGACAACGCCGTGATGGTCGAGGCGCTGGCCGCAAGCGGGGCCGAGGTGGTCACAGTGGCCGTGCGGCGGGTGGACCTCAAGCGCAGCACGGCCGAGGCGCTGCTCAATTTCATCGACCCCAAGAAATATTTCCTCCTGCCCAACACCGCCGGCTGCTACAGCGTGGAGGAGGCCCTGCGCACGGCGCGCCTGGGCCGAGAGGCCCTGGACAGCGAGTGGGTGAAGCTGGAAGTGATAGGCGATGAGCGCACCCTTCTGCCGGATGCCGCCGGGCTGATCGAGGCCACGAAGGTGCTGGTCAAGGAGGGCTTCAAGGTGCTGCCCTACACCAACGACGACCTGATCGTGGCGCGCAGGCTGGAGGAGGCCGGGGCCTCGGCGGTGATGCCGCTGGCCTCGCCCATCGGCAGCGGGATGGGGGTGCTGAACCCGATCAACATCCAGTTCATCCGCGAGGCGGTTAAAGTGCCGGTGATCGTGGATGCCGGAGTGGGGAGCGCCTCGGATGCCACCCGGGCCATGGAGCTTGGGGTGGACGGTATCCTGATGAACACGGCCATCGCCCTGGCGGCCGACCCGGTGGCCATGGCCACCGCGATGCGCCTGGGCGTGGAGGCCGGGCGGCTCAGTTTCCTGGCCGGCCGCATGCCGCGCAAGCAGTACGCCGACCCGAGCAGCCCCACCGCCGGGATGATCGGGAAGTAA